GTCGGTGAAGCCGGCCGGGATGATCTGCCAGCTGAGGCCGTAGCGATCCTTCGCCCAGCCGCACTGTTCGGCCTCGGGCACCGCCGACAGGGCGTCATACAGGCGGTCGGTCTCGGCCTGGTCGGCGGTTTCGATCTGCAGCGAGATGGCCTCGGTGAAGGTGAAATAGGGGCCGCCGTTCAGGGCGGTGTAGGGGGCCCCGGCCAGGGTGAACTCGACCATCAGGACGCTGTCCTTCCGGCCGCCCGGATAGTCGGCGGGGGCGCGGACGACCTTGTCGATGCGGCTGTCGGGGATGACGGAGACGTAGAAGTTGGCGGCCTCCTCGGCCTGGGTGTCGAACCACAGGCAGGGGATGATCTTGCGGTCGGCGGGCATGGGCGGGCTCCTGTGCGGTTTCGCGCATAATGATTAACCGATAGGTTAAATGCAAGACCTCGGCGGCGCGCAAGAGCATCAGCCCGTACGGCGGCTCCTGATACGACCGATCCTGACGTATCGGTCTGTTAGGCTGGGGGTTTCGGTCTTTGACAGTTGAACCATCACCGTCGCCCGAAGCGGGCTCTCCGAACGGGTCGAACGGGTCGGACGGGTCGGACGGGTCGGACTGTGTTTTTCGAGTCCGGCACCGACCTCAGCCGACCAGCGCCACCCGCTCCTCCGCCGTCAGCATGCGCCAGTGGCCCTCGGGCAGGTTGTCCAGCTTCAGCGGGCCGATGCGGACGCGGATCAGGTCGACGACCTCGAGATCGACCATCGCGCACATGCGCCGGATCTGCCGGTTGCGGCCCTCGCGCAGGATGAACTTGAGGCGGAAGCTCTCCATCCGGCTGACGTAGGCGGGGCGCAGCTGGCGGCCGTCCAGCATGATGCCGTGGCGCAGGATCTTGAGCTTCTTCTCGGTGACGTCGCCGACGACCCGGACCAGATATTCCTTGTCGAGATCGCTGTCCGGACCGATCACCGCCTTGGCCACCACCCCGTCGGCGGACAGCAGCAGCAGGCCGCGCGAATCCTCGTCCAGCCGGCCGATGGGCGGCAGGGAGGCATCGGCGGCGGGGGCGGTGCCGGGGCCGATCCGGTTGGCCTCGGTCAGCAGGCGGACGGCGGGAACCTTGTCGGGTTCGGGCTGGCCCGAGACGTAGCCGAGCGGCTTGTGCATCACGATCGTGATCCCGGCCGCGAGGGCGGTCTCGGCGCGGTCGGACAGGGTCAGGGTCTGGCCCGGCTCGATCTTGCGACCGGCGTCGGTGACGACCTCGCCGTCGATGGAGACCAGGCCGTCGGCGATCAGGGCGTCGGCCTCGCGGCGCGAACAGACGCCGCTCTGGCCCAGCCATTTGTTGATGCGGCTGGGCTCGGGGCCGTCATAGAGGCGGGAGAAGGCCAAGCTCAGTCGGCCGCCAGAGCCGCGGTGGCGGTCTCGGTATCCTGGGCGGCGGTCGCGCCCGATACGCCGATGGCCCCGACGATGCGCCCCTCGACGACGATGGGAATCCCGCCCGCGATGGCGAAGGCTTCGGAGTTGGCGAGGGTGACGATGCGGCCGGTCTGGACGCGCTCCTCCATCAGGGCGGTGGTGATGCGATAGCGGGCGGCGGTCTCGGCCTTGCGCTGGGCGACATGGATCGACCCGTACTGGGTGTCGTCCA
This DNA window, taken from Brevundimonas subvibrioides ATCC 15264, encodes the following:
- a CDS encoding GlcG/HbpS family heme-binding protein, producing MKTFAPLLALGLALAATVPATAQTAPAQAAPTAPPAPAPPYGTPISLDAAQALIDRAVAYGQSKGWRLAIAIVEPSGELVAFARMDDTQYGSIHVAQRKAETAARYRITTALMEERVQTGRIVTLANSEAFAIAGGIPIVVEGRIVGAIGVSGATAAQDTETATAALAAD
- a CDS encoding VOC family protein encodes the protein MPADRKIIPCLWFDTQAEEAANFYVSVIPDSRIDKVVRAPADYPGGRKDSVLMVEFTLAGAPYTALNGGPYFTFTEAISLQIETADQAETDRLYDALSAVPEAEQCGWAKDRYGLSWQIIPAGFTDLMSDPDPAVAARAFAAMMEMKRLDVDALRIAARG
- a CDS encoding pseudouridine synthase, which gives rise to MAFSRLYDGPEPSRINKWLGQSGVCSRREADALIADGLVSIDGEVVTDAGRKIEPGQTLTLSDRAETALAAGITIVMHKPLGYVSGQPEPDKVPAVRLLTEANRIGPGTAPAADASLPPIGRLDEDSRGLLLLSADGVVAKAVIGPDSDLDKEYLVRVVGDVTEKKLKILRHGIMLDGRQLRPAYVSRMESFRLKFILREGRNRQIRRMCAMVDLEVVDLIRVRIGPLKLDNLPEGHWRMLTAEERVALVG